Proteins found in one Pelmatolapia mariae isolate MD_Pm_ZW linkage group LG7, Pm_UMD_F_2, whole genome shotgun sequence genomic segment:
- the si:ch73-234b20.5 gene encoding vesicle-associated membrane protein 8, whose protein sequence is MADEHSQPPPAVAAAKLDQVQGQVNEVKVILTDNINKVLERGDRLDDLIGKTDDLQASADSFQRTSTRVARKYWWKNIKMMILIGVIVLIIIILIILAATKVI, encoded by the exons ATG GCTGACGAACATTCTCAGCCACCTCCCGCTGTTGCGGCCGCTAAGCTTGACCAAGTGCAAGGTCAGGTAAATGAGGTTAAAGTTATTCTGACCGACAACATCAACAAAGTGCTGGAGAGAGGCGACAGATTAGATGATCTGATTGGCAAGACGGATGACCTGCAGGCGTCT gcTGACTCATTCCAGAGAACATCCACGAGGGTGGCCAGAAAATACTGgtggaaaaatattaaaatgatgaTCCTAATCGGTGTGATTGTGctgatcatcatcatcctcatcatccttGCTGCCACAAAAGTTATATAA
- the hnrnpd gene encoding heterogeneous nuclear ribonucleoprotein D0, which yields MSDDYELSDDPNMMRMEEDGEANSDDPMSAAGDCGLMGGEAEGSRIDASKNEEDEGKMFVGGLSWDTTKKDLKDYFSKFGEVVDCTLKLDPMTGRSRGFGFVLFKEPESVDKVASQKEHKLNGKVIDPKKAKAMKSKEPVKKIFVGGLSPDTPEEKVREYFGAFGEVESVELPMENKTNKRRGFCFITFKEEEPVKKIMEKKYHNIGLSKCEIKVAMSKEQYQQQQYWGGRGGYSSRSRGRGGPNQNWNQGYGNYWNQGYGNYGNYGYSNQGYGGYGGYDYSGYNNYYGYGDYNNQSGGYGKSPRRGGHTNSYKPY from the exons ATGTCGGATGATTATGAATTAAGCGACGACCCGAACATGATGAGAATGGAGGAGGATGGAGAGGCGAACAGTGACGACCCGATGTCAGCAGCGGGGGACTGTGGCCTTATGGGGGGCGAGGCCGAAGGATCAAGGATCGACGCCAGTAAAAACGAGGAGGATGAAGG GAAGATGTTTGTTGGAGGCCTCAGCTGGGACACGACTAAGAAGGACCTGAAAGATTACTTTTCAAAGTTTGGGGAAGTGGTAGACTGCACGTTAAAGCTGGACCCCATGACTGGACGGTCAAGGGGTTTTGGGTTTGTGCTCTTCAAAGAACCTGAAAGTGTTGATAAG GTTGCCTCACAGAAAGAACATAAACTTAATGGGAAGGTCATTGACCCCAAAAAAGCCAAGGCCATGAAGAGCAAGGAGCCAGTAAAGAAGATCTTTGTTGGTGGCCTCTCTCCGGACACTCCTGAAGAGAAAGTCAGAGAGTATTTTGGTGCCTTTGGAGAG GTGGAGTCTGTTGAGCTTCCCAtggagaacaaaacaaacaaaaggagagGCTTCTGTTTCATCACATTCAAGGAGGAGGAGCCAGTAAAGAAGATCATGGAGAAAAAGTACCACAATATTGGATTAAGCAAG TGTGAAATAAAAGTGGCGATGTCTAAGGAGCAGTACCAACAGCAGCAGTATTGGGGCGGCAGAGGAGGATATTCATCTAGGTCTCGGGGAAGAGGTG gCCCAAATCAAAATTGGAACCAGGGTTATGGCAACTACTGGAATCAAGGCTATGGAAATTATGGCAACTATGGTTACAGTAATCAAGGCTATGGAGGATATGGTGGCTATGATTACTCTGGTTACAACAACTATTATGGCTATGGTGACTACAACA ATCAATCTGGTGGTTATGGCAAGTCGCCACGGCGTGGTGGTCACACGAACAGTTACAAGCCGTATTAA
- the mat2al gene encoding methionine adenosyltransferase II, alpha-like gives MNPSSGTRSGKTFLFTSESVGEGHSDKMCDQISDAVLDSYLSQDPDSKVACECVAKTGMILLVGEVTSKATVDLQTVVRNTIKKIGYDDSSKGFDYKTCNVLVALEPQCAEISDCVFEGRDQEDIGAGDQGLMFGYATDETEECMPLTLLLAHKLNYRMKELSRNGECPWIQPDSKSQVTVEYRDNMGAMEPLRVHTVVISVQHSPDITLEEIRCNLMEKVVKAVIPAKYLDDNTIYHLLPSGKFLMGGPQGDAGLTGRKIIVDTYGGWGGHGGGAFSGKDYSKVDRSGAYAARWVAKSLVKAGLCRRALVQISYAIGVSHPLSISVFHYGTSNRDEDELLQIVQKNFDLRPGVIVKELGLKKPIYQATACYGHFGRKEFPWEKPKTLVF, from the exons ATGAACCCAAGTAGCGGAACCCGCAGCGGGAAGACTTTCCTGTTCACGTCCGAGTCTGTTGGAGAAGGACACTCCG ATAAAATGTGTGATCAGATTAGTGATGCTGTGCTCGATTCGTACCTAAGTCAAGACCCTGACTCTAAAGTGGCCTGTG AATGTGTGGCAAAGACTGGCATGATTTTACTAGTTGGAGAAGTAACATCCAAAGCCACGGTAGACCTCCAGACAGTCGTGCGAAACACCATTAAGAAGATTGGCTATGATGACTCCTCAAAAG GCTTTGACTACAAGACCTGCAATGTACTAGTGGCTCTGGAGCCGCAGTGTGCGGAGATCTCAGACTGTGTGTTCGAAGGCAGGGATCAGGAGGATATCGGTGCAGGGGACCAG GGCTTGATGTTTGGCTATGCCACGGATGAGACTGAGGAGTGCATGCCGTTGACCCTGCTTCTGGCTCATAAACTAAACTACAGGATGAAGGAGCTGTCGCGGAATGGAGAGTGTCCTTGGATACAGCCAGACTCCAAATCACAG GTCACCGTGGAGTATCGAGACAACATGGGAGCCATGGAGCCCCTGCGTGTCCACACTGTGGTGATCTCAGTACAGCACAGTCCTGACATCACCCTGGAGGAGATCAGATGCAACCTGATGGAGAAGGTGGTGAAGGCTGTCATTCCTGCCAAGTACCTGGATGATAACACCATCTACCATCTGCTGCCGAGTGGGAAATTCCTTATGGGGGGTCCACAG GGAGATGCAGGACTCACAGGACGTAAAATCATAGTGGACACCTACGGAGGATGGGGTGGGCACGGAGGAGGGGCTTTCTCTGGAAAGGACTATTCCAAAGTAGATCGGTCTGGAGCTTATGCAGCACGTTGGGTAGCCAAGTCACTTGTCAAGGCTGGACTGTGCAGGAGAGCTCTTGTTCAG ATCTCCTATGCTATTGGTGTGAGCCATCCACTCTCCATCTCAGTGTTTCACTACGGCACATCTAACAGAGACGAAGACGAGCTGCTGCAGATCGTACAGAAGAACTTTGATCTGAGGCCTGGAGTGATTGTGAA AGAGCTGGGATTGAAGAAGCCAATTTACCAGGCCACTGCCTGCTACGGTCATTTTGGCAGGAAGGAGTTCCCTTGGGAAAAGCCGAAGACTCTGGTGTTTTGA